The sequence TCGTGATGGACCGCTGCGTTAGTTCGTTGCAAAGCTGGTTCACTGCATCAGCGTGCGAAAGATCACTGGTGATCACGGTCGCACGTTGGCCGGACTGCGTCTCGATCTCGGACGCTAACTCGCGAAGTTTGTCCTCGCTGCGAGCGACCAGAACGACATCATTTCCTCCCTTTGCGAACTGGATTGCCAATTCACGTCCAATCCCCGATGAGGCTCCGGTGATGAGAGTGGTGTTGTTTAGAGTCATCGATCGGTGTCCATTGAAGTAACGGGAAGAAAAGGCTCGGTACCCGCGTTTTGCCGCGAGCGACACCGTGAGGCGTTCGCTTGCAACCAAAAACGAGTTGCGAGAACCAACACCGTCGCACATGCCATGCCAAGCAATTTCGCGGCTCAGAATGGTCTCGGGCGGCTCAAAGGCCGGAACCGAAGTCGGACTGGCATAGGAAGTGCATCGACCCATCAGTGGGGCAAACTGCTATTCGAGCTATATGGGCTCTCTACACTTCGAGCGAACTTTTTGTGACTATGAATTGGCTGACACATCAATGGATTCTCGCCGGCATGGTTTCTTCTGCGGCGCGGTTCGTTCCCCTGCCGTTTGTGGACGATGTGATCCGTGGTCAATGTCGTCGCTATGTGGTGACGCGAACGCTGGAAGCACACGACCGAACAGATTCACTCAAAGAACTTCGTGCGTTCTACGCAGATGACTCGGGCTGCATCGCGGGTTGCCTGGGGATGCTCGCAAAGGCACCGATCAAGCTGTTGTTGTTCCCCATCCGAAAGATCGTTGCAATTTTGACTTCGGTGCGAGGCGTTCCGATGGAGATCATTCGGATGGTCTTGCTCGGGCGGACTCTCGATCGACTTCTCAGAGAGAAAGTGATCACGACAGGCCCGGTAAAGCCTCAGCAAGTCTTGGCGATGCGAGAAGCCTTTGAGGAGGCATTTGCCCGGATGGATTTTCGCGTTGTTCGCGCAGCACTGTCAGACGCTTTGTCCGGAGCGGCGGGGTGGAAGGAGTCGGCAATGGATTTGGCCGCGAATGTGGCGGGGCGTGAGAATCAGGCACAACCCGCTGGAGATCTTCAGGCGGATGCCAACATGGAAGCGGGGGCAAAGCAAGTCGAAGAGGTTTTGGATCGCCCAGAGCTGGTCGCTGCGTTTGTCGAGTTCGACGATCGCTTCGATGATGCCTACTCGTCAAAGGATGCAAACGCCTGATTGAGAAGTCGCTCGGTCTTGCCATCTACGATTGCGAGGAGATACTGGAAGATTCGCCGCGTGTTTCCATCACAGGTTGTGGTTTGCAGCAGCGGGCGTCGCACCGTTTCGATTGCTTGAAAGAAGAACGATGGCTTGGGGTTACCTGTTGATTGCCGGTTTGCTTGAGATCGGATGGGCCGTCGGATTGAAGTACACCGAAGGCTTTTCTCGTCCCGTCCCGACGGTGATCACCATCGTGGTTATGATCGCGAGCTTCTTCACGCTTTCGTTGGCGCTTCGCGAGATACCGCTTGGAACGGGCTATGCCGTTTGGACTGGGATTGGTGCCGTGGGAACCGCGATCGCCGGAATGATTCTGTTTGGTGAATCCAAGGATGCGATACGGTTGGCATGCATCGCTGTGATCGTGGCGGGAATCGTTGGTCTGAAGCTGGCTTCGTCGCAGATCTCAGACACTGATTCTCAGCAGGACGTGACCTCAACCAATGAAGGTTGAATGGCCAAACGCTCACTCGTTTGGCGTTAGAAATCGCAAGTGATGGGCGGCGTGAAGCGTATGGATTTCTTCGATCCCTGCCCGGCTCATACGGCCAAAAGCAGGGTGCGGTGCATACTCGCCTTGGTATGAGTGAAACCGTTCGACGCTGCCGGCAAAACTCTCGACCTCTTCTGCGTCGTTGACGTCATCGGGAGGCACAAACATCGACGAAGTCCGAATTCCACGCGGTGAATCGGGACGCCGGAGTCTAGGAAGAAGAAACCTTCGCATCGCTGGACGCAAGAAAGCAAACAACGACATCCAGGCTGGGTAGCCATCGACGCTTGGGTCCTGGACCAACGTGAGATGTCGGCATATTTGTCCGAGCGACCAATTGCCACAGGGCGTGTAGCCGGAGCGGAGAAGTGATTGAGCTTCCTGAACCGCATCGTCCAGGTTGTCAAACTGCAATGATCTTAGGTCCGTCACGATTCGGATACACTTTCAGAAGTCATCAACATATTGGATGGGTGAACTCACGATTTGCTTCATCGTATCCAAACGGGGCGTTTCATCACTCCTCGATATGGCGGCGAATTGTCACGTTCGGTATCGATCGCAGAGAGATCGAAGCAGTCGCTACGATTTTCGAAGAATGTTCGTTTGAATGCGGCGGACAAAGTCGGGGTTTCACCATCGTGGCTGGACGCGCATAAGATCGTTGTGCCCGATCGTAGCTTTGCCAGTTTCGAATGCTTGGTACAAACCGCGACGTGCTTCCCGCGTGGGTGTTCCGATTGAAACTTCACGCTGCGTATCGCTCTTCTCTGACTGCATGAATTCATGACTGATCGCCTTTCGAGCCATTTGGGGCATGCCGCCCGTTTTGGGGTCTTCGCTGGATTCCTTTGGGCACTCGGGTGCACCCCCAAAGAAGAGGCCAAGTTTGAAAAGGCACCGAGGCCTGTGGAGGTGATGACGCTGACACGATCCGTTCCGGTTTCGTCTTACACCGCGTCGGGCAGCGTGCAGTCGTGGAAGACGGAGGACATTGGATTCGAAGTCAGCGGGAAAGTTTCGTGGGTGTTGGAACCAGGTGAAAACATTGATGGACGAGTCATCGATGTGGATGGACAAATGGTCCAGCATGGAACACCGCTCGCCCAGATCGAGCCGGAACGATACGAGATTGCCGTTGAGTCTGCCGTCGCTGATTTGGAAGTGGCCCGGCTGAACAAGGAAAGCATTGAGATTCGCTTGGAGGAGTCGTTACCGGCTGAGTTGGAATCGGCTCGGGCGAATTTGGCGCTGGCGGAGATGGAGTTTTCACGCATCGAAAACTTGAAAGACCAGAACGCGGCCTCCAAGAGCGAGTACGACCAATCCCGAAACCTCGTTCAAACGCGGTTGGCTTCGTTGAGCGGATTGTTGGCAACAGAAAAGCAGACTCGCGCGGAGTTGAAGTCAGCAGAATCGCAAATCCGACGTGCCGAGCAAACGCTTCGCGATGCGGAACGTGATTTGGAACACACCACGCTGTATGGCTCCTATCAAGGCCAGATTTCCGGTGTGAATGTTGTTCCGGGAAGTGTTGTCAACGCGGGCGATCCGGTGCTGACATTGCAGATGACCAATCCGATCAAGGTCGAAGTGGAGTTGTCGGCGAAGCAATCACGCTCGATGCGCCGACGCCATCAATTGCCGATCACTTACCCATTGCCGGACGGCACGCAGATTCACACCAACGGATTCATTTACAACGTCGATGCCAGTGCGGACCCGGACACTCGCACATTCACGATGACGTTGCTGCTGTTGAACGAACGTTTGCGAGATCCATTGCCGGACGAGCTGCCAGAAGACAAGATCGCTCGTTCCGAAGACCTTTGGCCATTGCGACTCAACCGCATGATGGGCACTCCGGAAGATGTGATCTTGGTGGAAGAAGAATCCATTCATCGCGATGAACGCGGCGCCTACATCTACGTCGTGACCAACAGCAAGTTGCGAGAACGCTTGCCTGATGTTGTGAAGGTTCGCCAGCAAAGGTTGGTCGAGAACGATCTCAAGATTCCGTTTCTTGGGAACTGGGTGTTTCGAAGCGTGCAGATGATCAATGAAAACAACAAGCCGATCGAGGTCGACTTGGATTCATTTTACGTCGGCAAGATCGTGGGAGATCCAAGCAAAGAACCCGTCGATGCGACTCCAGGTGGGACGCCACCCAAGAACTGGGATGGGGAGTCGTTTGTCCTGGACCCTGGATCTGAGTGGAAGTTGCGTCCAGGTGAATTGGTGACGGTTGATTTGGCGGATCAAAGCGAACGAAAAGGTTTCTTTGTTCCGTTCGATGCAATCGACGAAGAGGCTGGAGATGCGTTCCTGTATGTCGTGAAGGACGGTCAAGCTTCCAAGGTCATGGTCGAAGTGGTTTCGCGAGAGAATTTGGACCTCGGTTCGATGATTGAAGTGCAGTCGCCGGAGCTGAATGAAGAAATGCTCATCGTTGTGCGTGGTGTTCACTATCTCAGCGATGGAGAGCGAGTTCGGAAAGTTGGTGCGGTCCGGCGTCTTGACGAACTGGAAGAAACGCACTCGCCCGGAACCCCAGTTCCATCGATCGTGGTGGAGGGATCCGCAGAATGAACTTGCCAAGTTTGGCGGTCAAATACCGCCCCATTGTTTTCTCGCTCGCGATTTTGGCTATGGCATGGGGAGCCATGACCTATGTCACGATCCCACGACGCGAAGACCCCGAGTTCACCATCCGCGTTTGCGTGGTTTCGACGTCGTGGCCGGGCGCTCCCGCTGAGACGGTCGAAGAGCTGGTCACGGACAAAATCGAACAGAACCTGACCAGCATCGAAGAGGTGAAACTGACCCGGTCCACCACCCTGACCGGTCAGTCGACGGTGTTCGTTGAGTTGGAAGATGACATCCCGCCAGCTGACATCCAAAACGTCTGGGACAAGGTTCGAGCTCGAGTGGATTTGGTGGCAATGCCAGCGGACCATGTTCGCCCGATCGTCAACGATGAGTTTGGTGACACGGCGGTGTTGCTGCTGGGGATTCATCAGATGCCATCCAAAGGAAGAGCGGAGATCCGACCGGGAGACCGCTACTCATTGCGGCAATTGGAAGAGTATGCGGAAGACGTCCAGGACGCTTTGCGTTTGTTGCCCGGCATCGCGAAAGTCGACATGTTTGGGCAGCGATCCGAAGCGATCTTCATCGAAACCAATCTCGCTGATTGGGCCCAGTTGGAACTCACGACCAACCAACTCGAATCGCTAGCCGATGATCGCAACATCATCCAAGCTGGCGGCGAACTGGACACCGAGTCGGGGCATTTTTCCGTCAAGACCGAAGGCGAATTCAACGCTGTCGATGAAATCACCCAAATCGCGAGCACGGTGCGAACCAGTCGAGGCGACAACAGTGTTTCGCTAGCGGAACTCGGGTTGAGTGTGACGCGGGACTACGAAGATCCTGCGAACTATGTCTGCCGAGTCGGCGATGCCAAAGGCAGCACGCCCGCGGTAATGTTGGGGATCACGATGAAGTCGGGTTCCAACATCATCGACGTCTGTGAAGCGGCCAAAAATCGCGTATGGGAACTGGCCGAGGTGGAACAATTGTTGCCACCCGACATCGGAGTGACCGCCGTTTCAGACCAAAGTGAGAGCGTCGCGAAAAAAATTCGTGATGTGATCATCAACGTTGTCGAAGCCGTCTTGATCGTCGTGGTGGTGGTCTACTTGGTCGTTGGTTTTCGAACGTCGTTTGTGATGGCGGCCAACATTCCAATCGTGGTGGTTGTCACCGTTGGTTTGATTTCGTTGTTTGGTGTGCAACTCGAACAAATTTCGCTCGCCGCCATGATCATTTCGCTGGGATTATTGGTGGACAATGCGGTGCAGGTTTGTGACCAAGCCAGGTCGAACCAAATCGCTGGCATGGAACCTTTTCCTGCTGCGATTGACGGGGCCAACACGTTGGCGATTCCAATGTTGGTGGGCACGCTAACGACGATGGCCGCCTTTGTTCCGATGTTGTTCAGCTTGGAAGGTGGTGGCAAAGAATACGTCTACAGTTTACCGGTCACGGTTTCGACAACGCTCGCGCTCAGTTGGGTGTTGGCGATGTCGTTGTGTGTGATCCTGGCGGGGATGTTCATTCGTGCTCCCAAAGCCGATCAAACGGGTTCGCCCGTCGTGGCAACCTGGAATCGTGTCGCAAGTTGGTGGCCTCGGAGAAAGCGTCGTTCCGGCCAATCGACCGAAGCACCCGCGTCCAACGTGGGAAATCCAAAGCAAGAGAATCTGCCATTTCGCATCTACGGTTGGCTGGGCGGATTGGCGGTCAGGTTCAAGTGGTTGACCGCGCTGGCGACGCTCGGGTTGATGATCAGCATTTTGACATTGCCCGTGAGTTCGGAGTTCTTTCCGGATGCGGACGGGACCCAATTCGCGGTGAAGGTGCTGCTTCCCGAAACCGCGACGATCGAGCAAACCGATCAAGTCACGCGAAAAGTTGAGACGATTTTGCAGCGGTTGGGGACGGAGAATCTGACGGAAAACGGATTCGCTCAACCGCCACTTCGAAGCTATCGGTCGTTGGTTGGGGGCGGAGGATCGCGTTGGCATCTCGGATGGAATCCCGAGCCCAAGTCACGATCTTTCGCCGAGATTCTGGTTCGCACAAATGATGGATCGGTCACAAAACAATTCGCCCAACGTGTTCGAGAAATTTCGGAACGCGGAGATGAAGCATTGGGAATCGAACCAATCGTCGGTGCTCGCATTGTCCCGGTCCGTTTGGCATTGGGGCCGCCGGCCGATCCCTTGGTCTTCCGTATTTCAGGCAACGGTTTTGCAAATCCAACGGTGCTTCGCGAAACGGCGGGCAAGTTGAAGCGTTTGGTCTCGGAACAGCCCGAAACATGGGACGTTTCCGATTCCTGGGGAGTCGATGGGTATCAAATTCAGGTGGCCGTCGAACAGGACCGTGCGGTGTTGGCGGGCGTCACGAATTCGCAGATCGCGAGGACGCTGAATTCCTACTACTCCGGTTTGCAACTGACGACCTTTCGAGAAGGGGATCACGAGGTGCCGGTCTACTTTCGTTTGAAAGCCAGCGAACGTGAATCGGTGCGTGGTTTGCAAGAGTCGTATGTTGAAGGGGATCGCGGGAAGGTGCCTCTGGCATCCCTGGCGGTTCTGAAGCCGACGTTCGAACTTGCCAAGATTGAGCGACGCAAAATGAACCGGACGATTGAGGTCAGTTCCCAAATGGAACCTGGCGTCACCGGGAATGACGTGGTGTCCCGAGTTTTGAAATCAGACGAGATGCGGCAGTTGCAAGAGGACCTGCCTACGGGATACTGGATCGAACCCGGAGGATCTTATGAAGAGAGCGCAAAAGCCGGTGGGCAAATGATGATGTCCTTTGCGATTTCGTTTTTGTTGATCGTGCTGTGTTTGATCTTCCAGTACAACGGATGGTCCAAGCCGCTGATCATTCTTTCCACGCTGCCACTGGCGTTGGTTGGTGCATGGTTGGGACTGTATCTGTCAAATAAATCGCTTGGCTTCATGCCGCAATTGGGCATTTTGGCGTTGTTCGGCATCGTGCTGAACACGGCAATTATCTTCGTCGAGTTTGCCGACATTGTGATCGCCGAGCGGGCGCGTGCCAAAGCGTCGACCGGTGAAGCCGATGGACCCATTGTTGGTTTGACCAAAGCAGAGTTTCGTGATTGCTTGATCGAGTCGGGCAAGCAACGAATGCTGCCAATTTTTCTCACCACCGCGACGACGGTCGGTGGTTTGGTGCCCTTGGCATTGAGCGGCGGGCCACTGTGGGAAGGTTTGGCGTGGTGCATGATCGTGGGGTTGCTGCTGACCACCACGTTGACGTTGTTCATTGTTCCCGCCTTCTATGCCATTTTGGTGGAAACGTTCCGGGTCGCCCCGGTCAATCAACCGTGAGACGCTGCCGTTTCAGTCGGCCATTTCGCTCAGGAACTGATCCAAGAACGTTTTCATGAAGCGTTCTCGGTCCTTCGCGATTTGGCGAGCCGGTTCCGTGTGCAGCATCTCACGAAGCCGGAACAATTTTTGATAAAAGTGACCGGCGCCGGTCTTCGGGCCATCCAGCACGCTGGGGTCATTTCCGGCAATGTGAAATGGCTGACCGACGGTGGCTCCATATTCGATCGTTCGAACAATTCCAATGGCACCGAGAGCATCGAGTCGGTCGGCATCTTGCACGATTTTGCCTTCGGTCGAAAGTTCTTCCGCCGTTTCGTGCTTTCGAAACGAAAGATTGTCGACGATGTGAGCGACGTGATCAATCGTTGGTTGCTCGACTCCCAGATCGCCCAGGATTTCGCGGGAGAACTCGGCGCTACGTTCGATTCCATCATGGAATTTTGCGTCGCCGATGTCGTGAAGCAACGCTGCCAATTCGACGATCAAACGATCGCCCCCAACTTGCGTCTGAATTTCACACGCGGTGCGGTGGACGCGGCGAACATGATCGGTTCCGTGTCCGGCCTGTTGATCGGACATTCGTTGGTCCACAATGTCCGAGACGCGGCGGATAATTGTTTCTGGGGTGTTCATCGCAGAATCGTAACCGGAAAGAGAGTCCAATCGGAGGTGGCGGTGAACCTTTGGTGTCTCAGATGCCTCGTGGGAAGTGTTCAATCAACCTCCACTTCAGAGAGTGAATTGCATGTCGAAATCAGATGTCTTGATTTGGCAGGTGGACGCGTTCACCGATGAGCCGTTCGGCGGGAACCCGGCTGCGATCTGTGTGTTGCCCGAATATTCCAGCGACGAATGGATGCAGCAGCTGGCCAGTGAGATGAACTTGTCCGAAACGGCGTTTTTGGTTCCTCTCGGTGATCCATCGAGTTATCAATTGCGATGGTTCACCCCCAATGTCGAAGTCGATTTGTGTGGTCACGCGACGCTGGCGGCAGCTCACGTGTTGTGGGAGCAAGGTCTGGTCGAAGAAGACGCCACGGTCCGCTTTCAAACGCGGAGTGGTGAACTGGCGTGTACAAGGGGCGAGTTTGGCATCACGCTCGACTTCCCCGCTTCCGATTGTTCACCGGTCGATGATGCACAGCTCGTTTCGGATCTGAAATTGGCGATGGGAATCGACCACGCGACAGTCTTTGAATCTCCGTTTGATCTTTTGATGGTGGTGGAATCGCGGGAGATTGTGATGGAGCTGCAGCCGAACTTCCACCTGTTGAATGACATCCCGACTCGAGGTGTCATCGTGACCGCGGAGGACGACCGCGACGAAGTTGACTTCGTCTCACGCTTTTTTGCACCGCGGTGCGGGATCGACGAAGACCCAGTGACAGGATCGGCACACTGTTGTTTGGCACCGTACTGGTCCAAGCGACTGAACGCCAGAATGTTGGTTGGTCATCAAGCTTCTCGTCGTGGCGGCATGGTTCGATGCGGGGTTGTCGGCGACCGCGTGCGATTGACTGGCGATGCGGTCACCGTCTTTGAAGGGTGTTTGAAGATCTCGGTTCCGACAGTGGACGAGCAAAGGGATACGAAATGAAGCTGCGTCCGTTTCGTTCCGACGACGCGATCGATTGTTGGCGAATGTTTCGTGATACGGTTCATCGGGTGAATGCCCGAGACTATTCGCAGGAGCAATTGAACGCATGGGCTCCGGAATCGATCGACCTGGAT is a genomic window of Rhodopirellula bahusiensis containing:
- the sugE gene encoding quaternary ammonium compound efflux SMR transporter SugE, which translates into the protein MAWGYLLIAGLLEIGWAVGLKYTEGFSRPVPTVITIVVMIASFFTLSLALREIPLGTGYAVWTGIGAVGTAIAGMILFGESKDAIRLACIAVIVAGIVGLKLASSQISDTDSQQDVTSTNEG
- a CDS encoding DUF1569 domain-containing protein produces the protein MTDLRSLQFDNLDDAVQEAQSLLRSGYTPCGNWSLGQICRHLTLVQDPSVDGYPAWMSLFAFLRPAMRRFLLPRLRRPDSPRGIRTSSMFVPPDDVNDAEEVESFAGSVERFHSYQGEYAPHPAFGRMSRAGIEEIHTLHAAHHLRFLTPNE
- a CDS encoding efflux RND transporter periplasmic adaptor subunit — encoded protein: MTDRLSSHLGHAARFGVFAGFLWALGCTPKEEAKFEKAPRPVEVMTLTRSVPVSSYTASGSVQSWKTEDIGFEVSGKVSWVLEPGENIDGRVIDVDGQMVQHGTPLAQIEPERYEIAVESAVADLEVARLNKESIEIRLEESLPAELESARANLALAEMEFSRIENLKDQNAASKSEYDQSRNLVQTRLASLSGLLATEKQTRAELKSAESQIRRAEQTLRDAERDLEHTTLYGSYQGQISGVNVVPGSVVNAGDPVLTLQMTNPIKVEVELSAKQSRSMRRRHQLPITYPLPDGTQIHTNGFIYNVDASADPDTRTFTMTLLLLNERLRDPLPDELPEDKIARSEDLWPLRLNRMMGTPEDVILVEEESIHRDERGAYIYVVTNSKLRERLPDVVKVRQQRLVENDLKIPFLGNWVFRSVQMINENNKPIEVDLDSFYVGKIVGDPSKEPVDATPGGTPPKNWDGESFVLDPGSEWKLRPGELVTVDLADQSERKGFFVPFDAIDEEAGDAFLYVVKDGQASKVMVEVVSRENLDLGSMIEVQSPELNEEMLIVVRGVHYLSDGERVRKVGAVRRLDELEETHSPGTPVPSIVVEGSAE
- a CDS encoding efflux RND transporter permease subunit, coding for MNLPSLAVKYRPIVFSLAILAMAWGAMTYVTIPRREDPEFTIRVCVVSTSWPGAPAETVEELVTDKIEQNLTSIEEVKLTRSTTLTGQSTVFVELEDDIPPADIQNVWDKVRARVDLVAMPADHVRPIVNDEFGDTAVLLLGIHQMPSKGRAEIRPGDRYSLRQLEEYAEDVQDALRLLPGIAKVDMFGQRSEAIFIETNLADWAQLELTTNQLESLADDRNIIQAGGELDTESGHFSVKTEGEFNAVDEITQIASTVRTSRGDNSVSLAELGLSVTRDYEDPANYVCRVGDAKGSTPAVMLGITMKSGSNIIDVCEAAKNRVWELAEVEQLLPPDIGVTAVSDQSESVAKKIRDVIINVVEAVLIVVVVVYLVVGFRTSFVMAANIPIVVVVTVGLISLFGVQLEQISLAAMIISLGLLVDNAVQVCDQARSNQIAGMEPFPAAIDGANTLAIPMLVGTLTTMAAFVPMLFSLEGGGKEYVYSLPVTVSTTLALSWVLAMSLCVILAGMFIRAPKADQTGSPVVATWNRVASWWPRRKRRSGQSTEAPASNVGNPKQENLPFRIYGWLGGLAVRFKWLTALATLGLMISILTLPVSSEFFPDADGTQFAVKVLLPETATIEQTDQVTRKVETILQRLGTENLTENGFAQPPLRSYRSLVGGGGSRWHLGWNPEPKSRSFAEILVRTNDGSVTKQFAQRVREISERGDEALGIEPIVGARIVPVRLALGPPADPLVFRISGNGFANPTVLRETAGKLKRLVSEQPETWDVSDSWGVDGYQIQVAVEQDRAVLAGVTNSQIARTLNSYYSGLQLTTFREGDHEVPVYFRLKASERESVRGLQESYVEGDRGKVPLASLAVLKPTFELAKIERRKMNRTIEVSSQMEPGVTGNDVVSRVLKSDEMRQLQEDLPTGYWIEPGGSYEESAKAGGQMMMSFAISFLLIVLCLIFQYNGWSKPLIILSTLPLALVGAWLGLYLSNKSLGFMPQLGILALFGIVLNTAIIFVEFADIVIAERARAKASTGEADGPIVGLTKAEFRDCLIESGKQRMLPIFLTTATTVGGLVPLALSGGPLWEGLAWCMIVGLLLTTTLTLFIVPAFYAILVETFRVAPVNQP
- a CDS encoding HD domain-containing protein, producing the protein MNTPETIIRRVSDIVDQRMSDQQAGHGTDHVRRVHRTACEIQTQVGGDRLIVELAALLHDIGDAKFHDGIERSAEFSREILGDLGVEQPTIDHVAHIVDNLSFRKHETAEELSTEGKIVQDADRLDALGAIGIVRTIEYGATVGQPFHIAGNDPSVLDGPKTGAGHFYQKLFRLREMLHTEPARQIAKDRERFMKTFLDQFLSEMAD
- a CDS encoding PhzF family phenazine biosynthesis protein, with protein sequence MSKSDVLIWQVDAFTDEPFGGNPAAICVLPEYSSDEWMQQLASEMNLSETAFLVPLGDPSSYQLRWFTPNVEVDLCGHATLAAAHVLWEQGLVEEDATVRFQTRSGELACTRGEFGITLDFPASDCSPVDDAQLVSDLKLAMGIDHATVFESPFDLLMVVESREIVMELQPNFHLLNDIPTRGVIVTAEDDRDEVDFVSRFFAPRCGIDEDPVTGSAHCCLAPYWSKRLNARMLVGHQASRRGGMVRCGVVGDRVRLTGDAVTVFEGCLKISVPTVDEQRDTK